Part of the Mya arenaria isolate MELC-2E11 chromosome 8, ASM2691426v1 genome, CGAGGattttttcagattttgattATACTCGGCTTACGCGTGAAATCCGATTCTgaaaaaatccactcgagtcgaatacaacctcccggatcaaaacgcagtacaaATAACcctaatatatatgtttgatctTTTACTCATGCGACAGAGCGTTTAAATATcgatatttcaaaacatgtatcTATCTGTAACAAGTGGTATATATACACCTTATGTAGGGGAAATGATATTCATTAATCATTTACagcttcaaaaacaaatttgatatgGGTAAGGGTCTGGCTTAAAACGTCAAGAATTTTAAgttatttctatataaaaacagCATCTGTAGCAAAATTCTAGGATTGTACCATGTAATGGTTTTGAGGCTATTTGGATATACTATTTTATTTGTCATAGATTTGATCATATACATATCGagggggtgaaagcgaaaaggttctaagtgacattaaataaagaagcagatagaaccttattattaagttattttattgtattagtAATTGCCGTGACAAGCATAGGATGTATTCAGTGTTGTTTCAATGTTATGCGTTGCAAGCAACATATTGAAACTACTCAATGCAGCCGTAATTAgcggtttaataaaaaaagatgacAGCTTTGTTGAAAAATGGCTTATGTATGGTTCAAGATCCACTTCCATTCACGGACTTGAAGAAGACATCCTCTTGTTAGCCAGTACCGCTAAAACATGCAATTCCACCCTTTCATTATGTACAGCGATCAACCACCATTATCACAATGGCAATTTCATTGAATATTACAAGTATCAAAGGTCGTTCGTCGTGGATGGGAAACACATCAATATACTTCGTATACTACGTCTGGACTAACTGATTGATAACATTTAAGTCGCTAgtattaacatatttctttgaATGGACTTCTGCACGCGAGTTAGCATACATGTATGGGCTTGTAGTTGTCATCAAGTGGACACAGTAATCAAAAGTCTGTGAAAGTGTGTTGAAGGGGCGAGGCATGAATCAAAACCACATCGTTCACTGATGTATTTATTAGAATGCTACAGTTCAACGGAATAAATATTTGCTCCCATTTAGGTTTCAGGCAAACCATTATTACCACTTTCCGCCAAAACCGAGATCTGATTTTTGAGCATGTAGTTGTCATCAAGTGAACACAATAATCAAAAGTCTGTAAAAGTGTGtcagttttaacatttaacaccTACTCCATACTTTTGTTAATGATTAAGCTACTAACATATCTACTTACATACATATCGCTTTATTGGAAAGCCGAATATTCGTAAAAAGTGTGAACCTATCACTTATATGACTGACATActtcaaagatatttttgtgAATGCATAACGGCGAAAAGACTACGTTAAAACACCTTTGGAGTGCTAAATCAGAATGCTCAAAGATGTTAGCGCGATACGAATTGGGCTTATGATCGAGCTTATTTACATTACGcctttttatttacataaaccGAACGTTCACTTTAGTTCATGAAGCGTCAACTTGTCTGTAAACAGGCAGATCTAACGACAATCATGACATCTTTCTTGTTATACTAACGTTGTACATAGTAAACCGTTGACGGGGAggtcgctttaaaatgtttacgaACGCAACATTCAAACTAATACAATTCATGGAATTTAAATACTTCCGACCGCAATGTTTCCAGGCAATTGCCATGCCACCACGGTGACTAAAATGAGGTTTAAAAGTTTCCCCTTACAATTCAGTTGTTTACAGTAAAACGTTATAACCAACAATATAAATAATCCAATACAAGACTGTAGCTTCCTCTGTTGTATTCGTTGTTATATCGACAGCAGCGACACCGGCCCAAACACAAGCGATGACAACGACGGAAACGACCAAAACAACAGCTTCCCGATTGCAAACAACGAATGTTCAGTACATTTTAACAACTGGTAAACAATatgtgtttatgaaataaaactttttgtttttgaatgcattcaatttcaaaatatcaaatttctgGGATATTAAAATAGACACTggagatattttaaaacaaacatgtatccATTCAAATAGTCCGAAgatattttgtcatacaaaacGAACTTAGGTTTAACACATTTCCCCCACTTTTGATGACATTTGAATAAGACAACGACTTTGATGCCATTTAGTGTGTGCACCACACGTGCATTAATTACAGTTAACATTGTTCTAATTTATTTGCAGACAATCAGTGCACCGACCACGAAACTGACATctttaaatgtgaaatgttCAACCACACATACAACGCATGTCAAAGCAGCCAGTTGTATCTAAAAAGCATCGTACTTTCAAAATGTCTGAGGTATTGTGGACTTTGTGATGCCATTAAAATAGACTCCAAGCAGCTCACAACAATTTCCAATCCTGGTACGACTACACAGAAATACACATTcgaaacaacaacagaaaactaCTTCACTGATACCACGAGAGTAAAGTACAATTTTGACACTACGACAGGGAATTACTTTCCTGATACCACTAccgaaaatgatatttttgacaCTACGACAGGGAACTACTTCCCCGATACCACTACAGAAAGGAAGATTTTTGACACAACGACAGGGAACTACTTCCCCGATACCACTACAGAAAGGAAGATTTTTGACACAACGACAGGGAACTTCATTCCTGATACCACTACCGAAAGGAAGATTTTTGACACAACGACAGGGAACTACTTCCCCGATACCACTACAGAAAGGAAGATTATTGACACAACGACAGGGAACTACTTCCCCGATACCACTACCGAAAGGAAGATTTTTGACACAACGACCGGGAACTACTTGCCCGATACCACTACAGAAAGGAAGATTTTTGACACAACGACAGGGAACTACTTCCCCGATACCACTACCGAAAGGAAGATTTTTGACACAACGACAGGGAACTACTTCCCCGATACCACTACAGAAAGGAAGATTTTTGACACAACGACAGGGAACTACTTTCCCGATACCACTACCGAAAGGAAGATTTTTGACACAACGACCGGGAACTTCTTCCCCGATACCACTACAGAAAGGAAGATTTTTGACACAACGACAGGGAACTACTTCCCCGATACCACTACCGAAAGGAAGATTTTTGACACAACGACAGGGAACTACTTCCCCGATACCACTACCGAAAGGAAGAGTTTTGACACAACGACAGGGAACTACTTCCCCGATACCACTACCGAAAGGAAGATTTTTGACACAACGACCGGGAACTACTTCCCCGATACCACTACCGAAAGGAAGAGTTTTGACACAACGACAGGGAACTACTTCCCCGATACCACTACCAAAAGGAAGATTTTTGACACTACGACAGGGAACTTTATTCCTGATACCACTACAGAAAGGAAGATTTTTGAAACTACGACAGGAAAATATGTTCCTTACACTACCACTGAAAATATCTTTTCGGACACTACGACATGGAACTATCTTCTTTACGGCACAACTGAAAAACACTTTATTGACACTACGACAGGGAACTATGTTCCTCACAGCACAACTCTAAAGAGTTTTGTTGACACAACGACAGGGAACTATGTTCCTTACAGCACAACtgcaaataacttttttgacacTACGACATGGAATTATCTTCTTTACGGCACAacagaaaataacttttatgaCACTACGACATGGCACTATGTTCCTCACAGCACaactcaaaatatttattttgacacAACGACAGGACACTATGTTCCTTACAGCACAACTGAAAATAACTTTTATGACACTACGACATGGAACTATCTTCTTTATGGcacaacagaaaaaaacttttatgaCACTACGACATGGCACTATATTCCTCACAGCACAACTCAAAAGAGTTTTGGTGACGCAACGACATGGAACTATCTTCTTTTCGGCACAACTGAAAAGAACTTCTATGACACTACGACATGGCACTATATTCCGTACAGCACAACTGAAAATAGTCTTTTGGACACTACGACAGGAAACTATTTTCCTTACACGACTACTAGAAAATACATGTTTGACACTACGACAGGCAAATATGTTCCTGACACCACAACTGAAAAGAACTATTTTGACACTACGACATGGCACTATATTCCTTACACAACAACTGAAAAAGACTTTTTTGACACTACGACAGAAAACTATTTTCCATACACGACTTCTAGAAAATACATGTTTGACACAACGACAGGCAAATATGTTCCTGACACCACTACAGAAAAACGAACCACAAGTGCAACACTGAAAACAACCTCCCGGCTTCATGGTTCACAGACATCTGATTATATTGAGACCGCAACCTCCGCTATTCGAGACCAGACTGCTGCTAACACCCCTTCACTACCAGCCGACGGGTTCGGTAAACCAAACTATTCTTCATAGGTTTTTAATTAATTGgtacatttttacattatgttGACCTTGCATATCGATTCCCTTGATATAACGATATAACGATGAGGATTATGTTCAGTTCGTTTCAAGATGGTGTTGTATGCAAAAAGTTTTGGACCGGAGTATATGATCAGTAAATAGTTTTTGTACGAATCGTGTAACCCCAATGTCGTCTCTTCCAATAGTTGAGGTAGGATTTTAAACTCTCACAGGACACCACCAGCACCCATTTGTATAAATCTTGGACAAGATGTCCACAGGTTATCGTTTGGCTCGTTTGCACATTTAAAGGTTAATAGAAGTTATTGGATAACTCCTGGCCAATCAAAAAGCGttttggctaactttgaccaGACCAAAGAATAAACCAGCTTTATACAATTGGTTGCAGGCAATTAATAGtgtgtgtgtaccacgtgataaattacgtcatatatgctacgtcagaaggcagtattttaagcaaaaagaagattttaaaccaagataacttttctttttcctcaccattttaaatgaaacaaaggacagtctatgaCGCTAAAAGAGCCAGTCTATGACGCTAAAAGAGCCACGCCTTcgttttataaccggagtttgataaggtgattagtttcatcaaacacttcgacaaacctgtttcaaaacTAATTTATGACAGTGTTCCATCAGGCGGCGGTTAAATGTAagaaggtttgtcgaagtgttttaagaaactaaatcctcaatcaaactctggtaaaagaccgaaggcgagGCTCTGTAAG contains:
- the LOC128244898 gene encoding uncharacterized protein LOC128244898 isoform X1, with product MTMCWLILVFLSCLRAAASLECRQCNDALTWTDCLAPVHCHHEDECIMTVTLEHHGNAFSVHCGKLDHVHHEKHTVCVDSCNTPGCEHTLCPEWLIEASLGQGHNAHVHNTHAPKETVAPTTDAATPAQTQAMTTTETTKTTASRLQTTNVQYILTTDNQCTDHETDIFKCEMFNHTYNACQSSQLYLKSIVLSKCLRYCGLCDAIKIDSKQLTTISNPGTTTQKYTFETTTENYFTDTTRVKYNFDTTTGNYFPDTTTENDIFDTTTGNYFPDTTTERKIFDTTTGNYFPDTTTERKIFDTTTGNFIPDTTTERKIFDTTTGNYFPDTTTERKIIDTTTGNYFPDTTTERKIFDTTTGNYLPDTTTERKIFDTTTGNYFPDTTTERKIFDTTTGNYFPDTTTERKIFDTTTGNYFPDTTTERKIFDTTTGNFFPDTTTERKIFDTTTGNYFPDTTTERKIFDTTTGNYFPDTTTERKSFDTTTGNYFPDTTTERKIFDTTTGNYFPDTTTERKSFDTTTGNYFPDTTTKRKIFDTTTGNFIPDTTTERKIFETTTGKYVPYTTTENIFSDTTTWNYLLYGTTEKHFIDTTTGNYVPHSTTLKSFVDTTTGNYVPYSTTANNFFDTTTWNYLLYGTTENNFYDTTTWHYVPHSTTQNIYFDTTTGHYVPYSTTENNFYDTTTWNYLLYGTTEKNFYDTTTWHYIPHSTTQKSFGDATTWNYLLFGTTEKNFYDTTTWHYIPYSTTENSLLDTTTGNYFPYTTTRKYMFDTTTGKYVPDTTTEKNYFDTTTWHYIPYTTTEKDFFDTTTENYFPYTTSRKYMFDTTTGKYVPDTTTEKRTTSATLKTTSRLHGSQTSDYIETATSAIRDQTAANTPSLPADGFETSTAVDSTTPFPSKSTSSSDKTTTDTH
- the LOC128244898 gene encoding uncharacterized protein LOC128244898 isoform X2, which produces MTMCWLILVFLSCLRAAASLECRQCNDALTWTDCLAPVHCHHEDECIMTVTLEHHGNAFSVHCGKLDHVHHEKHTVCVDSCNTPGCEHTLCPEWLIEASLGQGHNAHVHNTHAPKETVAPTTDATPAQTQAMTTTETTKTTASRLQTTNVQYILTTDNQCTDHETDIFKCEMFNHTYNACQSSQLYLKSIVLSKCLRYCGLCDAIKIDSKQLTTISNPGTTTQKYTFETTTENYFTDTTRVKYNFDTTTGNYFPDTTTENDIFDTTTGNYFPDTTTERKIFDTTTGNYFPDTTTERKIFDTTTGNFIPDTTTERKIFDTTTGNYFPDTTTERKIIDTTTGNYFPDTTTERKIFDTTTGNYLPDTTTERKIFDTTTGNYFPDTTTERKIFDTTTGNYFPDTTTERKIFDTTTGNYFPDTTTERKIFDTTTGNFFPDTTTERKIFDTTTGNYFPDTTTERKIFDTTTGNYFPDTTTERKSFDTTTGNYFPDTTTERKIFDTTTGNYFPDTTTERKSFDTTTGNYFPDTTTKRKIFDTTTGNFIPDTTTERKIFETTTGKYVPYTTTENIFSDTTTWNYLLYGTTEKHFIDTTTGNYVPHSTTLKSFVDTTTGNYVPYSTTANNFFDTTTWNYLLYGTTENNFYDTTTWHYVPHSTTQNIYFDTTTGHYVPYSTTENNFYDTTTWNYLLYGTTEKNFYDTTTWHYIPHSTTQKSFGDATTWNYLLFGTTEKNFYDTTTWHYIPYSTTENSLLDTTTGNYFPYTTTRKYMFDTTTGKYVPDTTTEKNYFDTTTWHYIPYTTTEKDFFDTTTENYFPYTTSRKYMFDTTTGKYVPDTTTEKRTTSATLKTTSRLHGSQTSDYIETATSAIRDQTAANTPSLPADGFETSTAVDSTTPFPSKSTSSSDKTTTDTH